TTAAGTTTGTTGATGGATCACCTATATACTTGctgttatatgttgatgacatgcttaTTGCTGCCAAGAGCAGTGAAGAAATCACTACATTAAAGAAATTGTTGAGTAATGAGTTCGACATGAAGGATTTTGGTGCTGCTAAGAAAATTCTAGGTATGGAGATTACTAGAGACAAAAAATCCAgtttattatttcttagtcaGCATAATTACATTAAGAAGGTTCTTCATCGCTTCAATATACATGATTCAAAACCAgttagtactcctattgcacCTCATTTTTAATTGTCAGCCGCTCAGTGTCCTAGTTCTGATGAGGatgttgaatacatgtcaaaagtTTCTTATTCTAGTGATGTTGGTTCTTTGATGTATGACATGGTTTGCTTTCACccagatttatcatatgctatgagtttggttaCCAGATACATGTCTAATCCTGGTAAAGAACACTGAAAGACAGTTCAGTGGATTTTCAGTTATCTCAGAGGAACAAcagattcttgtttgaagtttgaGAGAACTAATAAGGGACTTATTGGTTATGTGGATTTagattatgctgctgatttggataGGCGCATGTCACTCACAAGATATGTGTTTACTATTGGGagttgtgctgtgagttggaagGTTACTTTGCAGCCTGTTGTTGCTATGTCTACCACTGAAGCAAAATATATGGCTATTGCTAAAGCATACAAGGAGTTAGTTTGGTTAAAAGGTTTATTTGCTGAGCTTTGTGGAGTTAATTATTGCATTGACCTGTTCTGTGGCAGTCAAAGTGTTATATGTCTCACTAAAGATTAAATGTTCCATAAGAGAACTAAGCATATTGATGTCAACTACCATTATATCCGTGATGTGGTCATACAAGGTAAATTAAAGATATGTAAAATTAGTACTCATGATAATCCTGCTAATATGATGACAAAGCCAGTTTCTGTTGCTAAGTTTGAGTTTTGCTCAAGTTTAGTTGGTTTGACAGCTTCCTATGCTCAAGCTGCTTGCAATTAAATATAAGGCGTTGGACCGCTGGTGGAATGTCTTTCTTGTCATGGATCCTTGCCTTGACACTGTCAATTCTTTCAGATGCTTCCACCTCGAGGGAGATGGATACTACAAGAAATCATTTAATTTATGACGAAATAAATTTGTCATAGATTGCTGAAAAAATGTCGCaaaacagtatctatgacgatttCGTGACGATTTTGGATAACGTCATGGAAtgagcgtcacagattaaaTCGAACGACGTTTTTTGCGTAAACGTCACAGATTAACACGATCTATGACGTTTCTAAACCGTCATGGAACGACCCGAAGCCCACTTAGCCCAACCCAAACCCGGTAACTATGACAAAATAAATGTCACAGATATTGTCACAGATAATACCACGTATTCAACAATCAATAACATGGACTTGACGTGGCATCCAATGTGGCTGCTTGCGTGGCAGCCAATAAGGCTGATGACGTGGTATTTTTTAAGAACAGCTGGCCCACTTGTTATTGGGTCCATTTTGAAACTGAGCCGCTGTGATGGGCCAATTTTCAGCCCACTATAATTCTACTCAGATCTAAAGCCCATTAAATAGCCAATCGTACAAGAGAGAAATTCAACCTATTTATCAGAATAATCAATTCAGCCCACAAGACATACAAAATTTATCATCCAATTTACCAGAATTGTATTTCAAATCTGGAACCTAATTCTCCAGAATTGATCCCACAGTACAAAAAATCAATCCATAGTCTAACTTAAGTTTTAATCTAGCACAAGATCTCAAAACAATAAAAGATTATCTTTGTTCCTTGCATATGATCCTCAGCCTGAAAAGAGCAAATTGTTAAAATGTCAAATACTTTCAGTCGGCAATATTTGCAATAAAAAGATTTGTGAATCCAATGGACTACTATCAAATCATAACAAGTAATAGCTCTAAGTTACTACTAGAATTTAAAGTTTTACGACAAGCAAAATAATTATCTAGAAGCTTGCAGGTGTCCAAAGCTTGTGAGTTTCATGTAGTCCACACCAAAACTGACAATATAGTTTGTGTTACACAAGCTTATACTTATGGTATATTGGATCAGATAAGCAATGTTACATAAGCTTAAATTTTAGGCACGAGCTGTATAGCAAGGAATCCAATTAGCTTATTGAATCTTCTCAAGAGAATACCACAAAATCCAGTACCAGGAGTGGAAACGGCAAGGCAACCCTCACTTGATGCAGTCCATGATTCAGAGTTGCAGCTCCACGATTCAGCTCCTGTGCTCCACTGCACCTACACAGCAAAACTCAAAAAAATCAGAATCACGGTAATAGAGATGAGTAGATCAAAAGTGAGCTAGCCGTCAGGCAACACCAACCAAGCATAAATAATCTGAGCAGACCACCAACTAAATGACATCCTGCAGCTGCTTTACTACTAACAGCAAGAAACAGGAATAGTACTAAAACTAATTGAATAACTAAATGAAGTAACTAGAAGGAACCAAAGTACTATTTCATTAAAAGAAGGAACTGATGGATTAACATTTATCGCTTCCCGGTTCTAATCCAATCAGCTAATTCTAATTCGTACCCTACTTTAGATGTTGTCAATTCACTTGGGAAAGTAGAGCACACGAGGGAGGGAAGGGGGTCCGAACCTTGCATCTCCTGGGCGACCTTGGCAGCGTGGAAGCCTCCTCCATCTCCTTGGAGCAGCGCTTCATCTGGTCGAGTTCCTGCAGCTGCGCACGCGAGCTAGGGTCAGTACCGCCGCTAGGGTTTGGTAAGTGAGGAAGCAGCGGCACCGGCACCAGCAGTGGGTGCTAAACATTGGAGCCGTAGACACGGGCCTGCCACCAGCATGCGCCACCTCCCCAGTATCTCCATCGCCGCACGCAGCCCGCGGCTCTCGGCTTCGCGCAGCGACCTTGCATCCGCGCAGCCGCCCTGcatccacgccgccccgccgcgccgtgctCGCCCTGGATTCGCGCTGCACCGTGGATACGGGCCGCGCCGCACCTCCCTCGACGTGGAtccgcgccgcgctcgccgtggATCTATGCCAGGCTCGCCGTGGATCCGCGCCGCCACATCTTCATGCCGCCGCAGCAACCCCGGAGATGCTCGGCGCACAACATCTCGGCTCCCTTCTCTCCAGATGCGGCGGCCGGGAGACAGAGGAGCAAGACGCGGGGAGAAAAGAGGGAGATGAGCTCTTTCCCGGCCAGTGCGGAGCTCGCGCTGCACTCGCCCGGCGGGCGGAGTCCGCCCCGAGCAGATCTGAGGGGAGGCGCGAGTAGCCGACAGTCTGAGGAGAGGGAGCAGCTAGAGCACCGGGACTCGTCCTTTATACCGTGTGAACATGATCGTAACCTTCAGATTGTGGATGGACGGTTATGAATCATTGGGCCGGATAGGGCGACCCAAATAGAGCCCATAACTGTCTTAGAttagtttttttccttttttcattTAAAAAATATCCTTTCCGATCAAGATATCAGCAACTTGACAGTCAACTGATGGAAATGGCAATCAAGGATGGCGAAATTAGAGATAGTGGCAGTGAAGGGAACTTAATAATTTCAATGGCACTTAGGGAAGTCATAGAAATTCCAATGGCACTGAGGGAATTTACAGTGTGATCATTGTAGAAGTAGCTGTATACTATAAAATCAAAtaacaagaaaaaaatgaaaagttcGGGTCAAACAAGTACCCCCCATGATCATGAAGATTGGTAACTCCAAAGATGTGAACCAATCAGGCAATAGATCACATGGTATGTTCATCTACAGTTAATTTATAAATGGGGTAGAAGATCTGCCCTTGATTGAAGAGAGATTAGTGGATACAATGAGGCCACGGCCTGTTACAAGCTGAGGATTGATGTTAGTGCCAAGCCACAAAAGGTTCAGATGAACACGGCCTTAAGCCACAAAAGGCCACCTGACCGTTGCATACTTGCATTCTCAGCCCGTTCACACGCAGCAATCGGCCAACCATCGGGGCCGGCCAGCCTTGGCGCCCGCGACCGCGTCGACAGAAAGCTGCACATTCGTTCAAGGCCCCGTGTTAGTGAGCGAACACCGAgcgagctctgctccgctctaAGCAGAGTCCGCGTGTAAGTGGAGGATGCGCGAGGCGTGTCAGGCCTTTCCCGGCGGCCATGGGGTCGGTTCCCAGGTGGCGGCACGAGCACGCCGGAGCGGCAGTGGCCGGCTGCGCGGCTTCTGCCGAGGAGCAAGGCCACCGGGTTCGGGGATTTTGTTTGGCAGCTCACAGGACTGGCCAGGACAACCATGCCACCCGCTGGCTGGGCCACAGCCACCAGTCATctggcgcgcgcgccgcggtgcCGTCGTGTTTCCAAAGCAAAAAGCTTCTTCTTGTCGACACAGCAGATGTGGAGAAGGCGCGTCGAGACCACAACCGCTGCTGACCGAAAGCACGACGCCACACCGTCTATCGCCACAACCCAAGGCCGTTCCCGTCGTGGCACTGGGGGCCCAAAAAACAGCTTCCTTATTATTCAAGCTCGCAGAATAGACATACTAACTCTGTTCTAAATGATTGGTCATTTTAACTTTTCTATAAgtacataatatttttttatgcatctagatatgtgttatgtctagatgcataacaaaatctatgtatctagaaaatcaaaacaactaataatttgggacggagaaAGTACTAATTAATGACAAATAAAGCACAATAGATGGAAATATAAGATAAAATCAAGCCTAGAGGTGGTAACCAGCACTGCATGGTACTCGTGGTACATAGGAGATAAGTTttgataaacttaaattttGCTTGATTACTGATGAGTTCTCGCTAAATGTTCAAATTCAAAGCCCAGAGGTCGCTTGAAACCTAGAGAGCATAGCATCAATGACGCAAATTCAAAGGTTTACTATGCGGAGTTTACTCAAAATTCAAATTAATATCAGTACTTTACTCTGGTTTGCTGTAGAACAACATTTCATTAGATATGTGAAGGCATGAACAAACTAAAGCGTAAAACCACCAGAACAGGGGAACACTGTTGCCATGGCGTCTGAATCATTTTGTCCGAAACAAGCAAGTTCCACTCAAGATATAGGGCCACATGTACAGTCTACAAAAAGGATAAGGATATGACAGAATCTCTGTCGATAAATGTCGGAGTTGGCGTTCAAATGACCAGCTGCATGTTATTTGCGCCTGAAGTTATATGGCACTCTATTCCTTTTCACTCCGTCGTCACGTCTGACGGGATGTACAAGATTTTTCGCTCCATGGATAGTTGAAAATCAGATTTCAGTGACCAGAAAGGTATTTTTGCCAAACACTGCTGCACAAAAGAGTTTCTAGGGCTGGTCAAAAGGGCTTTTTAGGGCAGGATTTTACGCTCGGGGTAATGCAATCGCTGCTACAAATAATATTGCTGGAGTTTCAGTACTTTCCAGGATGTTTTTGAAATTTGCCGCACTAAAAATGTTTGAAAAGAATGTAAGAAATTCAAATACATGCACCGTGGGTCTGTGCAAGTGGGTAAACCAGAGAAAGAATGCCAAAAACAGCAATGGTAGAGAGTTATTCGTAAATCATAACAAACATGGTATCAAATTGACATATATAAGTAAGAACGCTCTCACAGCTTCCTTATTATTCAAGCTCCGATCCATAAAACAGATATACATATACTAAGGCACACATAAAGCACAATACATggaaatataaaataaaatcaaGCCGAGGGGTGGGTGGTAACCGGCACTGCATGGTAATCATGGTAGAAAAGGCGGATCAAGTTCAGCCTGTGTGGCGGCGTTGGTGTTGGGGTCGGTGATGAGGAGTGGCTTGTATTTCAGCTGCTACTGCTTGCTGTGGGCTGGAGAAGAGGAATACATGGAATTAACGCACAAGCACAATAATACAtgaaaataatataaaataaaatcaaGCCTAGGGGTGGTAATTAACCGGCACTGCGTGGTATTCGTGCGTGGTAGATAGGAGACAAAGAAAGTTTTTGACAAACTTAAAATTTGCTTGATTACCGATTAGTTCTTGAGGCATGGAAGAGGGCAGCCCTTACAAGCCACACGATGGTGGCGAACTCGCCCGTCCCGTTTTTGAGCTCCGTGGTGTGGGACATCCGGTTGCAGTAGCTGGCCGCGTAGCACAACATCTCCACCCACACCCCAAGTACGGCCTCCAGCTTTGACAGATCCGTAAAGTCCCCACGGTTCAGCGCCTTGTGGATCCGCCTATTTGTATCTGTGAATTCTAATGGCACTTGCATCCCATGGCGCACAGGGGGTGGCAGCATGTCGGGTTTTTTCCTGAAGAGGTACCCCATGTATTCGGAGATCTGTATGATTGCATCACGAAGGGGGCACAACGGATTTGCTTCATCCAATGATTCAAAGGGCTCAACGAATCTTCTGCTGACTGAGGTCCAGATGAAGATGCTCTCATCAAACTCGTTATGGATAATGTTATTCTGAACAAGTTCTTGTTCTTGTCGATTAGGCACTGGTAGTCGCTGTAGCGACAGCCCACCTCGGCTGGTCCTAAGCATCTCCTCGTTGCCCTGGCAATCAGCCACCATCCTGCGTATCCCATCCAGCACGTATGCCTTGGTTTTTGGCTTTATCTCTTCCCATGATAACCCATCCCTGGACCAAGGTAATCGGCCGGCGACTTCCCTGTATGTCCCGATGAAGCCCGGCCACCTCCGACTGCAGTCTGCCGCCTTGACAAGCCGCCGGAACAAGAGGATCATACGGCGAAGGCCATTCCATCTTCTGTTGTCCAATATCTGAACTGTCCATGTCGACCCTGCCGCCTTGAGCAAGGACGCGGTCTCCAGGATGAAGGCTCCAGCTAGCAAGGTGAACGTCACTCCAGCATCGAACCCGCCGCCTCCATAGTTtgtgctgctcacaaaatggaacACCAGCAGCGTGCCTGTGACCACCGTGGCGACCCACGAGAAGGCACGGATGAGGCACCCCAGCCATGTATGGATCGATGGCGACTTGGTGTACAACATGTCATGGATCAAGGACAGCTGCAGCTCGACCAGCTTGTACAGTGTGTCGTTGTCATGATGGTGGGCCATGATGACGCTTCTCTGGTATGTAGCAAGCTCGGCTTTGTCATCGATGAATTGACCCATGCTGAATTTGAGCATGCGGTGTGCTAGTTTCAGTGCCTCCTCTTGCTGCATTGGGCCCGGCGGGCTGGTGTAAATCCCCTCTGCTGCTGGCGGAGCAAGCCGGCCGACGAGGCCGAAGACATTTCTCATGTCCGCCGAGAACCAGAGCACATAGATTCTCTCGACGAACTTGACGAACCCAAGGAATGCCATCAAGCCAGCAGCAGCGCTCAGCTGCTTGTTGCTTCCTCGGTGCACGGGGGTGACGTATAACACCCCGGCTGTTTGCACCACCAGCGTCAGCAGGTGGCGCTTCCAAAGCCGGTTGTCCTCGGGGGCCAGCGCGGTGATGGTGTCCTGGCCGCCGAGGTGCACCAGCAGGAGTGCCGCCCACAGGGCCATGAGCTGCCTGTGTTCGCTGGACGGGCTGCTGCTGATAGCCATGTGCCCGAGGACATAGAGCGCCGTCTTGTCGGCCAGCTGGTACGACAGCCACAAGAGCTTGCTCAGCAACCTTGCAAGGTGCCTCCACTTCCCCGGCCAACTGTGCCGTCGCGCGATGGGGATGGCGAACAGTACCAGCTGAAACAGAAGGCTAAACAGGACCATGACTTGGATCCCGTTTAGCCACAAGAGCTTGCTCAGCAACCTTGCAAGGTGCTTCCACTTCCCCAGCCAACTGTGCCGTCGCGCGATGGGGATGGCGAACAGTACCAGCTGAAACAGAAGGCTAAACAGGACCATGACTTGAATCCCGTTTTTGGTCCACCATTTCACGACTCCCATGATTGATCTCACAATGCACAGCTGACACGACATGCATGCGCAAGGATCAGTTAAAATATAGTTCACTAAATGTTCATGTACATACGTCGAATCTAATTCAACAATAATCACTATAAGAAACTTGttaatctgtgacgctcaatccATGACGATATCCTGAAAACCATCACAGATCTACTTAGAATCCGAATGGCATGTCTACCATCTAAGTTACAAGAAAGTGATTATCTGCTACAAATAAATAAGCGATTATGTGGTACTCCCTCTATATCAAATGTAAGTCATTCTAGCTTTCTTGAAGAgtcaaattatttttatatttgaccaaaattatagaaaatattaAAGATTTATATcaccaaatagatatactatgaaaGTATATATTTagtgaagaatctaataatgttTATTTTGTATCATAAATGCTAGTACTTTATTGTATATACTTGATCAAACTTAAAATACTTTGACTCTCAAAAAAAGTTGGAATTACCTACaatttagaatggagggagCACAAGTGAATCATTAGGGAAAATTAGTGTCTTTTTAACTCCTGGCATTTAGTTTATTTTGGAGAATCTCTTCATGAAAAATCTGAACCGCTTGATTAGTTGAAACAACGTAACATCACTAAAGAAAATGTATCtaattttcaaaaatttcactACAAGAAGAAAGACACATAAAAGTGACGTGAACTTGACCAACGTCACTAACGAGTCGTTAGTAATAACTTTTGATGTGATATTTAGCTATTTGACATTCTTACTAGTGGTATTCCATTTAATatcagtttcataatttttcaacAGAATTGGTACTGAAAGAGAGAAATTGTCTATGTTTCTTTATGAATTTGTCCGATGTGGCTAGTAATAACACTCCTGTGCTAGAGTGGATTGGCAACAGAAAAAGACTATGCTGCACTTTTCTTATTCTCTACGCCCAGTGCTAGTCTGCATTCTCTTTACTCTCAATATCTCCGACCAGGACCCATCAATCCTATCCCACTTCCACCACCATTTGACCCATCTTGACCAGATCAATATGTGAGCTGGGCTCGGACCAAAATTTCTGATCCACCATAGAAATCGGACCAGGCATGGGCCCATTTTTTTACCTCAAAGACCCAAAAAGAGCCCTACATAGCCCAAAGAGTTTTCTGTTAAAAGAGAAACTTGCAATTGAGTAGTTGTGGGTTCAATTGTTCATGGATGATCTGCAATCCGCAACCCGCAACTATTCATATGCAAATTTCTcctttttgtttcttcttgcacAAATTTTGTTCAACCTCAAACTTTGCATGACGGTAGATATTGCATGATCTATCCATTCATATTTTTGGATAAATTTTTTATGCACAAATTTAGAAGTAATTAAATTTGGTAATATTGTAACACCCAAAGGGATGGTAGCACCAGATACGTTCTCTTCATTCTCAACGGGGCCATCACTTCTCAGTCTGAGAGGGCACGACCCATCACCGTGTGATGTTCTCATTTTCTCCCTCAGAATATTGAGGTAGGAGTGAGCATAACTAATCAAGACCGAGAAACCAAACTGAAATGATTGATTTCGGTCATAAATTCAGTTTTAGGGTTTAACTAATAGATTAAGTCTGGTTATTTTTGTTTATAACCTCAATTAACCAGagataaaaaaacaaatatatCAAATTACGCTAATAGATAAACCTTACAACCCAGCCCAACAACACCTCCAAACCCTATTATACAACACACCCTCTTCGAGTGCTATTCAATACCGGGAGTACTGAAATGGACCGAAGTGTCATGTAGGGATCAATAACTCAGATCTAGTGTTAATTTGAGGAATCTGTACTTTCAGGGGCTAATGAAGGAA
The Panicum virgatum strain AP13 chromosome 6N, P.virgatum_v5, whole genome shotgun sequence genome window above contains:
- the LOC120677898 gene encoding uncharacterized protein LOC120677898, which encodes MAVDKVEDQGWDNGENFDMNVVSAISLSVLIDDDADGDASQQEGGDDVGMASNPSKPTRGWKKLKAGTSIHLSPSKTKLVLFAIPIARRHSWLGKWKHLARLLSKLLWLNGIQVMVLFSLLFQLVLFAIPIARRHSWPGKWRHLARLLSKLLWLSYQLADKTALYVLGHMAISSSPSSEHRQLMALWAALLLVHLGGQDTITALAPEDNRLWKRHLLTLVVQTAGVLYVTPVHRGSNKQLSAAAGLMAFLGFVKFVERIYVLWFSADMRNVFGLVGRLAPPAAEGIYTSPPGPMQQEEALKLAHRMLKFSMGQFIDDKAELATYQRSVIMAHHHDNDTLYKLVELQLSLIHDMLYTKSPSIHTWLGCLIRAFSWVATVVTGTLLVFHFVSSTNYGGGGFDAGVTFTLLAGAFILETASLLKAAGSTWTVQILDNRRWNGLRRMILLFRRLVKAADCSRRWPGFIGTYREVAGRLPWSRDGLSWEEIKPKTKAYVLDGIRRMVADCQGNEEMLRTSRGGLSLQRLPVPNRQEQELVQNNIIHNEFDESIFIWTSVSRRFVEPFESLDEANPLCPLRDAIIQISEYMGYLFRKKPDMLPPPVRHGMQVPLEFTDTNRRIHKALNRGDFTDLSKLEAVLGVWVEMLCYAASYCNRMSHTTELKNGTGEFATIVWLVRAALFHASRTNR